From the genome of Aquipuribacter hungaricus:
GAGCTCCTTGACCTCGGTGGCCACGACCGCGAAGCCCTTGCCGGCCTCGCCGGCCCGGGCGGCCTCAATGGTCGCGTTCAGGGCGAGCAGGTTGGTCTGCTCGGCGATGGAGGTGATGACCCGGACGACCTCACCGATGAGCTGGCTGGACTCGCTCAGCCTGGCCACGATCTGGTTGGCGTCGCTGGCCACGGTCACCGCGTCACCTGCCACGGAGGCGGCCTCCTGGGCGTTCTGGGCGATCTCGCGGATGGACTGGCCCATCTCCTCCACCCCGGCGGCGACGGTCTGCACGTTGCGGGTGACCTGCTCCGCGGCGGCGGCGACGACGTTGGCCTGCTGGCTGGACTCGTCCGCGGCCGCGGCGACCTCCGCGGTGCCGGAGTGCAGCTGCTCCGCGGCACCGAGCAGCTGCCCGGCACCGGCCTGCACCTGGCCCAGCGACTGGCGCAGCTGGACCGCGAGACCTGTCACGGCGGTGCCGATCCGGCCGACCTCGTCGGTGCGCCCCAGCTCGGCGCTGACGCGCAGGTCACCCGCAGCGAGGGTCTCCAAGGCGGTGACCATCGAGCGCAGCGGCGGGGCGGTGAGCCGGTACAGGACCAGGCCCGCGCCGCCGGTGAGCAGCGCACCGATCACGACGCTGAGCCACAGCACGAGGCTGGTGATGTCGCCCAGGCTCGCGACCCGGGCCTCGTCGGCGGCGAGCAGCTCCGCCATGTCGGCCTTCACCCCGGCCAGCACCTCGTCCGTGGCGGCGGCGGCCTGCGCGACCTGGGTCTGGGCCGTGCTGGAGACGGTGTCCCCGGCGGTCCCCTCGGTGGTTGCGGACTCGACGACGTCCTCGTAGGCGGTGACGGCCTGGACGGCGCTGTCCACGAGGGCGCGGCGGTCCGGGCGCAGGTCGAGGGCCTCCAGGGCCTGCACCGCCTCGGCGGTCTCGGCGCGCGTGGCCGCGACGCGGTCGCCGGTGCGCGCCGGGTCGCCGGCCACGACCGCCTCGTCGACCGTCGCGCGGTGCTCCACGACCAGGCGGCTCACCTCTCCCAGCGCGATCTCCGCCTTCGCGTCGACCCGGAAGTCGGCGTTGCCGACCGTGCGGATGTCGCTGACGTGCTGGTTGGCGACCGCGATCGCTACCAGGACGGCCACGGTGGTCCCGATCAGGACGGCGATCTTCACCGCCAGCGACCAGCTGGCGATCCCACGGGACCTGGTACGACGGACATCAGACATGACAGAACTCCAAGGGCGGCTGCAGCGTCACCAACGATTGGTGCCACCGGCACATCGGCACCAGCCGGCAGCACCTGAGCCGTTCCGTCAGCGCAGACCACCCCGGTCTCGTCCTCCCCGCAGACGCACCGAGCTCTCCATCGACGCGCCCCGCCACC
Proteins encoded in this window:
- a CDS encoding methyl-accepting chemotaxis protein produces the protein MSDVRRTRSRGIASWSLAVKIAVLIGTTVAVLVAIAVANQHVSDIRTVGNADFRVDAKAEIALGEVSRLVVEHRATVDEAVVAGDPARTGDRVAATRAETAEAVQALEALDLRPDRRALVDSAVQAVTAYEDVVESATTEGTAGDTVSSTAQTQVAQAAAATDEVLAGVKADMAELLAADEARVASLGDITSLVLWLSVVIGALLTGGAGLVLYRLTAPPLRSMVTALETLAAGDLRVSAELGRTDEVGRIGTAVTGLAVQLRQSLGQVQAGAGQLLGAAEQLHSGTAEVAAAADESSQQANVVAAAAEQVTRNVQTVAAGVEEMGQSIREIAQNAQEAASVAGDAVTVASDANQIVARLSESSQLIGEVVRVITSIAEQTNLLALNATIEAARAGEAGKGFAVVATEVKELASQTSKATEDIGKRVAAIQSDSGDVVTAIGSIQATIDRINDIQTTIASAVEEQTATTSEMGRSLAEAAAGSAEIGAGITAVAAAAEQSSAQAQTSAEHTRGLTTLSDDLTATVATFTL